A genome region from Streptomyces sp. NBC_01296 includes the following:
- a CDS encoding branched-chain amino acid ABC transporter permease, with product MTGWLNGNLVSVVDGVAFGLLLFTIAVGLSLVFGMMDVLNLAHGTLYLAGAYVAYALSDGSLWGLVLALAAGALVGGMGGAALTFLTRPLARRGHLDQAVLTLGITFIVADLLAAAFGGEVLPTDPPTALRGTVSLVGHAYPVYRLVFIGVAAALALLVHLVFERSSLGALVRAAVADRDMVRALGVDVRKVLYGVFASGAALAVVGGVLGAPILGPGPGVDETVLVLSLVVVVVGGLGSVRGALAGALLIGQVQTLGVALLPEYAPFLLFGTMLLVLVVRPNGLVPSAVRA from the coding sequence ATGACCGGATGGTTGAACGGCAACCTCGTCAGCGTCGTTGACGGGGTGGCCTTCGGTCTGCTGCTGTTCACGATCGCGGTCGGACTCTCCCTGGTCTTCGGCATGATGGACGTGCTGAACCTGGCCCACGGCACGCTCTACCTCGCCGGCGCGTACGTCGCCTACGCGCTGTCCGACGGGAGCCTGTGGGGTCTGGTCCTCGCCCTGGCGGCCGGCGCCCTGGTGGGCGGCATGGGCGGAGCTGCACTCACGTTCCTCACCCGGCCGCTGGCCCGGCGCGGGCACCTGGACCAGGCCGTGCTGACGCTCGGCATCACGTTCATCGTCGCCGACCTCCTCGCCGCGGCCTTCGGCGGTGAGGTGCTGCCCACGGACCCGCCGACGGCCCTGCGCGGGACGGTGTCCCTCGTCGGCCACGCCTATCCGGTCTACCGGCTGGTCTTCATCGGCGTCGCGGCAGCCCTCGCGCTCCTCGTCCACCTCGTCTTCGAACGCAGCTCGCTCGGGGCGCTGGTACGGGCCGCCGTCGCGGACCGGGACATGGTGCGCGCGCTGGGGGTCGACGTCCGCAAGGTGCTGTACGGGGTCTTCGCCTCCGGCGCGGCCCTGGCGGTGGTCGGCGGTGTTCTCGGGGCGCCGATTCTGGGCCCCGGGCCGGGCGTCGACGAGACCGTGCTCGTCCTCTCGCTCGTCGTCGTGGTCGTGGGCGGCCTCGGATCCGTGCGCGGAGCACTCGCCGGAGCGCTCCTCATAGGGCAGGTGCAGACCCTCGGGGTGGCGCTGCTCCCCGAGTACGCCCCCTTCCTCCTCTTCGGCACCATGCTCCTGGTGCTCGTGGTCCGCCCGAACGGCCTGGTCCCGTCGGCGGTGCGTGCATGA
- a CDS encoding ABC transporter substrate-binding protein yields the protein MAGRFRPVGLIAVTTGLLLTTACGGASLGTGDGDKQGGPVKIGLLVPQSGTYKALGDDMKQGFDLYVKQHGGRLGGREVQTVIADEGETADSGKAAAEKLVKQDRVLAVSGVVSSATINGVKDLFETSKIPLVGSNASPTTLTGTKYIWRTSYVNDEPGKALGKYVAEKAGGPVFMIAAGYQAGKDEVEGFKSTFLPAGGKLAGEEVYTPFPGTKNFQPYLAQIENSGAKAVFCFYAGGAAVDFVKQYRDFGLAGKIPLYAPGFLTEGGVLKGQGEAADGILTALNYSADLDNAANKQFAPAYQSAYGAPATTYAMASWDAAQVLDKAIKAAGGTVTPESVNAAIAKVGDIDSPRGTWQFNSGGTPVQPWYLREVKQGANTATSELGRLGG from the coding sequence ATGGCAGGTCGGTTTCGTCCCGTTGGTCTGATCGCCGTCACGACGGGCCTCTTGCTGACCACCGCATGCGGTGGCGCCAGCCTCGGGACCGGCGACGGCGACAAGCAGGGCGGGCCCGTGAAGATCGGGCTCCTCGTCCCGCAGTCCGGGACCTACAAGGCGCTCGGCGACGACATGAAGCAGGGCTTCGATCTCTACGTCAAGCAGCACGGCGGCAGACTCGGCGGCCGCGAAGTGCAGACAGTGATCGCCGACGAGGGGGAAACGGCCGACTCGGGCAAGGCGGCGGCGGAGAAGCTCGTCAAGCAGGACCGGGTGCTGGCGGTGAGCGGCGTGGTCAGCTCGGCCACGATCAACGGGGTCAAGGACCTCTTCGAGACCAGCAAGATCCCGCTCGTCGGCTCGAACGCCTCGCCGACCACACTCACCGGGACCAAGTACATCTGGCGCACCTCGTACGTCAACGACGAGCCGGGCAAGGCGCTGGGCAAGTACGTCGCGGAGAAGGCCGGCGGTCCGGTCTTCATGATCGCCGCGGGCTACCAGGCGGGCAAGGACGAGGTCGAGGGGTTCAAGTCCACCTTCCTCCCCGCCGGCGGCAAGCTCGCGGGGGAGGAGGTCTATACCCCGTTCCCGGGGACGAAGAACTTCCAGCCGTACCTCGCGCAGATCGAGAACTCCGGCGCGAAGGCGGTCTTCTGCTTCTACGCGGGCGGCGCGGCCGTCGACTTCGTCAAGCAGTACCGGGACTTCGGGCTGGCCGGCAAGATCCCGCTCTACGCGCCGGGCTTCCTCACCGAGGGCGGCGTGCTGAAGGGACAGGGGGAGGCGGCCGACGGCATCCTCACCGCGCTCAACTACAGCGCGGACCTGGACAACGCGGCCAACAAGCAGTTCGCGCCCGCCTACCAGTCCGCCTACGGCGCGCCCGCGACCACCTACGCGATGGCGTCATGGGACGCGGCGCAGGTGCTCGACAAAGCGATCAAGGCGGCCGGTGGCACCGTGACCCCGGAATCGGTCAACGCCGCCATCGCCAAGGTGGGGGACATCGACAGCCCGCGCGGTACCTGGCAGTTCAACAGCGGCGGCACGCCCGTCCAGCCCTGGTACCTGCGCGAGGTCAAGCAGGGGGCCAACACCGCCACCTCCGAGCTCGGCCGACTGGGCGGCTGA